From a single Miscanthus floridulus cultivar M001 chromosome 8, ASM1932011v1, whole genome shotgun sequence genomic region:
- the LOC136476469 gene encoding HIPL2 protein-like, with protein sequence MERRWRRGRAEAATDLAQSFGYGWRQGAQESGGDGGSGRGTGGEARRAEVCVTATAPADDDPPSALPLRCAGAAAPPSSISTTRHDDDLGSTDGGGSSSTLCVHKASTRAYDGVVPLHDGSGRLLCWRRNGQIWLATVDVVDPTGGSVLHVGDKPVVDLGTRVSQDAAARGRGLAGVAVHSSGRLFVSYYTTVATDDGGAFLIVDQLPTASWSGHEVSFSSVHTSSVFTFSAAEPRSSSVGFLLDYYGGQILFRPNNADSFLYLVTGPAQSDGQLQAKILRFRVGGMPSVYASVLGVPRRCAFDADKPHDLYCAIIEEEQEVVYLTSDGPSPSATPPSASLIVAHQQPTLGTPPSLVGGLLYRGYADNTLIGSYIYMEGSEFWWTVASPASNYTTTRNLRVACAAPATATSRCRGGDFAGGSVTSFAEDADKNALLLATDGVYMVVWPGLCDVDDTHTRAPTSTSTKSLLKWIFGVIGSLIAILGGGYGAYRYRTCSCFNRTTDITINATNVNIHNGENKIQLAVISTEG encoded by the exons ATGGAGCGGCGTTGGAGGAGGGGACGTGCGGAGGCTGCAACGGATCTTGCGCAGAGTTTCGGCTACGGGTGGAGGCAGGGGGCACAGGAGAGCGGCGGCGACGGAGGCAGTGGGAGGGGCACAGGAGGAGAGGCGCGCCGAGCGGAA GTGTGCGTGACCGCCACTGCTCCGGCCGACGACGACCCGCCCTCCGCGCTTCCTCTCCGTTGCGCCGGCGCCGCGGCCCCGCCGTCGTCCATCTCCACTACCCGTCACGACGACGACCTAGGCAGCACTGACggaggcggcagcagcagcacgctGTGCGTGCACAAGGCTTCCACGCGGGCGTACGATGGTGTGGTGCCGCTTCATGACGGATCTGGCCGACTCCTCTGTTGGCGAAGAAACGGGCAGATATGGTTGGCTACGGTGGACGTGGTGGACCCCACCGGCGGCTCCGTCCTCCACGTGGGCGACAAGCCGGTGGTCGACCTCGGCACCCGCGTCAGCCAGGACGCCGCCGCGCGCGGCCGGGGCCTCGCTGGGGTCGCTGTCCATTCCAGCGGCAGATTGTTCGTCTCCTACTACACGACCGTTGCCACAGACGACGGCGGCGCCTTCCTCATCGTCGACCAATTGCCGACAGCATCCTGGAGCGGGCACGAGGTCAGTTTCAGTTCAGTACATACATCGTCTGTTTTCACTTTTTCAGCA gcggagccccgcTCTTCATCAGTAGGCTTTCTCCTCGACTACTACGGTGGCCAGATCCTATTTCGGCCCAACAACGCTGACTCTTTCCTTTACCTCGTCACTGGCCCGGCCCAGAGCGATGGACAGCTGCAAGCAAAAATCTTGCGCTTTCGCGTTGGAGGCATGCCGTCGG TATACGCATCGGTCTTAGGTGTCCCGAGGCGATGTGCGTTCGATGCCGACAAGCCTCACGACCTCTACTGCGCAATCATTGAG GAAGAGCAAGAGGTTGTATACCTCACCTCAGATGGCCCATCCCCCTCTGCCACGCCGCCAAGTGCCTCGCTCATCGTGGCCCACCAACAGCCCACGCTAGGAACGCCGCCATCCCTAGTAGGCGGCCTGCTTTACCGAGGTTACGCGGACAACACCCTCATCGGAAG CTATATCTACATGGAAGGCTCAGAATTCTGGTGGACGGTGGCATCGCCGGCGAGCAACTACACCACCACTCGGAACCTCCGGGTCGCGTGCGCCGCACCTGCTACCGCTACATCTCGCTGCCGCGGCGGCGACTTTGCTGGCGGCAGCGTTACCTCCTTTGCGGAAGATGCAGACAAGAATGCCCTCCTGCTCGCAACAGACGGTGTCTACATGGTTGTGTGGCCCGGCCTCTGCGACGTCGACGACACCCACACCAGAGCCCCCACATCCACATCTACTAAGAGCCTTCTCAAGTGGATCTTTGGTGTGATAGGAAGCCTGATAGCGATTCTTGGTGGTGGTTACGGGGCGTATAGGTACAGGACATGCAGCTGCTTCAATAGGACGACTGACATCACGATCAACGCCACCAACGTGAACATCCACAACGGCGAAAATAAAATCCAACTCGCCGTTATTAGTACAGAAGGATAG